One window from the genome of Terriglobales bacterium encodes:
- a CDS encoding HAD family hydrolase, with product MSAAPQTLFIDADDTLWENNVYFERAIADFISFLNHREYTPQQVRQVLNDVERDCIVRHGYGLHSFVHALVDTFERLAVEPLTPAVHQTILGFAQVIADKPVELISGVPETLEYLTARHHLILMTKGNLTEQMGKIERSGLKHFFAAHEIVAEKDPSTYASVVEKYGLARDLTWMVGNSPKSDINPALAAGLNAVFVPHDMTWVLEHEEVSQPQDGSSLLVLQRFPDLQIHF from the coding sequence ATGTCCGCCGCTCCTCAGACCCTGTTCATCGACGCCGACGACACGCTCTGGGAGAACAACGTCTACTTCGAGCGCGCCATCGCCGATTTCATCTCCTTCCTGAACCATCGCGAGTACACGCCGCAGCAAGTCCGGCAGGTGCTCAATGACGTGGAGCGCGACTGCATCGTGCGCCACGGCTACGGGCTGCACAGCTTCGTGCATGCTTTGGTGGACACCTTCGAGCGCCTGGCGGTCGAGCCGCTCACCCCTGCCGTGCACCAGACCATCCTCGGCTTTGCCCAAGTCATCGCCGACAAGCCGGTCGAGCTCATCTCCGGCGTGCCCGAGACCCTCGAATACCTCACCGCTCGGCACCATCTCATCCTGATGACCAAGGGCAACCTCACCGAGCAGATGGGCAAGATCGAGCGCTCCGGACTCAAGCACTTCTTTGCCGCCCACGAGATCGTCGCCGAGAAAGACCCCTCGACATACGCCTCGGTGGTCGAGAAGTATGGCCTGGCCCGCGACCTGACCTGGATGGTCGGCAACAGCCCCAAGTCCGACATCAATCCGGCCCTGGCCGCAGGCCTCAACGCCGTGTTCGTGCCTCACGACATGACCTGGGTCCTGGAACACGAGGAGGTCAGCCAGCCGCAAGATGGATCGAGTCTCTTGGTTCTCCAGAGATTCCCGGATCTCCAGATCCATTTCTGA